ATAAACCGGTGATTCAAGAGAAGCCTCCCAAGGTGAATCCTTTTCAAAAAGGCATCTTACTCTATTTGTTTGCCGGATTGGCTACGATGCTCAGTATCGTCACCCTGCAAGTAGTTGGAGGGTTTTATTTTCAGGATCAGTTGTCTTTGACGACGAAGGAAACTGCCCGAATGATTTCGTTAGGCCTCATGATTACGGGAGTAGCGATGATCATCACACAAGGGATGCAAATGAAAAATCCGAAGTGGCAACCAAAATCACTCATTCTTTTCGGAGCGGTGCTCATCATTATCGCCTTGTCGCTCTTTCTTTTCTTCATCAACCTGATCGTCTATGATGTGGCGTTTTTCTTGTTCGGAGTTGGAACTGGGTTAATGATGCCAGGCTTTATGGCAGGGGCTTCATTAGCTGTTTCTCGTGAACAGCAAGGAGGTGTGGCGGGGCTTGTGGCATCTGTTCAAGGGATTTCAGCTGTCATCGCTCCCATTCTCAGTACAGGTCTTTACCAATTGAATAAGTATCTACCCTTTGCAGTCGTAGCTTTGATCGTGCTGCTAATGGGGATGACATTGCTTTTCGTAAAAAGCAGAACAGAGGTGAATGAGAATCGAATAATAGATTCGTAATATTGCGGGCAGCATCGTTGGAGGCTGGCTATCATTCCGCCTTCGTACTCGCATATAATTGAGGTAGCACAAAAGTGATGCGAGGAGGCTCTACCCGAAGTGAAAATAAGTGAATTATCACAATTAACCAACGTCAGTACTCGATCGATCCGACATTACGAAGAAAAGGGCTTGCTACAAGCAGATAGATTGGCAAATGATTACCGTCATTTCAATGAATCGGCTGTCAAGCGTGTCAAGTTGATTCAACTGTACTTGAAGTTGGGGTTAACAGCAGATGAGATCAGAACGTTGTTCGGAGGGGAAGTGGTATCTCCCGACGATTACGAATATTGCGAGGAAATGCTGGCGATATACGAACAAAAGCTCAGTCGAGTGAATGAACAGTTGGAAGCACTCCAGGAGTGGAAGTCGCTGTTGGAGAGGCAAATTTCTAGGACACGTGGAAAACAGGTTACGAGCTAGCGCATAGATACGGCCCCGGAGCGTGGTAAAATGCTTCGGGGCCGCCATTATTTAAAAGGTATGGAGGTTTTGCCCGATTCCGCCGTCCACAGTCAACTTCGCACCAGTTGTGAAGGTAGCGTCAAAGGCCAGAAACAGCACGGCTTTCGCAACTTCTTCTGAGGAACCATGTCGTTCCATAGGTGTAACCTTATCGCCGAGGTCCTGAAAGGTCGCTCGTTCTACTTCGGTAAAACCGACAACTCCCATTGATGGCGTATCGATAAATCCGGGACTAACGACATTGACACGAATGCCTTTGTCTAGCAGCTCCACAGCAAATCCAGAAGCCAAGGAACGCAATGCCGCTTTGGATGCGCTATATACACTCATACCGGGATAACCGCCTTCATCAGCTACGGATGAGGTAAATACGATCGCACCTCCTTCATGAATAAGTGGGGTCAATCGCTGGACGGTGAAAAACGCTCCTTTCGTATTCACTTCAAATATTCGATCATAGGTGTCCTCCGTTACTTCCTGAAACGGTTCAAGAATAGAGAACCCTGCGTTCACATGGAGGAAATCAATCTTACCAAAATGCTTCTCCACGAATAGCCCCAATTCTTGAATATCCTTCATACTCGATACGTCTGAAACGACGACATGTGCCCGTTCTCCCAATTCTCGTCTTGCCTCATCTGTATTTTTAGGGTTACGGCCAGTGACGATTACCTCTGCTCCTCCTGCGATTAACGCTTTTGCTACGGCTAAGCCCATGCCATGTGTACCTCCAGTAATGACGGCTTTTTTCCCTGTATAGTTGTTCATTTTTTATTCCTCCTTGAGTGAATGAGTAACCTTGCTTAATGTAGTCTAAGCGTTGACATTAGTGTGAAAGTCAAGGGCGCACGGAAAAAAGTTAGGTTCAGTGTCGAAAGGGTTGGCTATTATTGGTATAATCAAGGACATTGAAACCTTTGGGGGCTGAATCCAACATGAATATAAATGGGAAGTGACTGTATTGCATGATCAATCTAGGTGAATATCCTTATAACAAAGAGAGTCTTCGGGAATTACTTGAACGATCAAGAACGAAAACACTTTCCCATGAAGAAGTCGCAATGTGGTGTTTTCTGTACTGGTCAAGTTGGAGATCAGATGAAGACGATTTATTTAACAAAACAGATGAGATGACAATTGATATCGTGATGGAGATCGGGGAATTTTGGGTAAATAAGCCAGAGTGTGGAGCCCAAGTAATCATTTTCGGGGAAGAGCAGATAGATGTGTGGATTGATAGATTGCATTGGGATTAAGGAGGACGTGCGTTTGACAGATTTGTCTGAAGTAGTGGAACAGGCAGAAAGATGGCATGATGATGGAAAGTTCCTCGATGCCTTGTTGCTGCTCACCACATATATTTTCCAAGAGAAAACGACTATGGATTGTCCAGAAGAATACCATGATCATATTCGCGGAATGTACCTTTATATAGAAGCGCTCTTGCATACCGGGCGGATTTCTGAAGCGAAGCAGTTTGTTACTTACCTCCGGGAGTTACAGTCTTGCTATTTTGATCTGCCTGGAGTGAAGGAGGAAGTAAATGAACTCCAGTATTTTATGGAGAGCATTCTCCCGTACTTTCAATCTAAATGGGATCAAGAAGCAGCGGTGCGCTCATTAGGTAGGTTATCAGATCGTGACGGTCTGGACCCGGGGTTTGCATCAAGATGTCAGTATTATCTAGCACTTGCAGATTATCGAGACTACAATGTTGTTGATGCTAGGCAGAAGCTCACAGCAATCTCTGGTCCTTCCTCGTCTTTTTTTAACCAGCAGCTTAACCAGCTGCATCGGAAAATAGACGAACGGTCTCGTCTTGACTTCCACGAGCTGCGTAGACAACATCGAGCATTTATCGAGATTGGCGAACATGATGAATGGGTCGAGAATCTATGCCTCAATACAGATGGTTCTATTCTGGCGGTCATGTACCGCGATGGAATGTTGAAGCTGCTGAGTACCAGCGATGGGACAGAGATCGCATCTTTTGAAGAGAATATCTCTCTTTATGAGGAGGAGAAGGCAGAGGCAGTCGGTCTTGCATTTAGTCCCGACTCTCGGTATCTTGCCGTTGGGCTTGGTGTTGGCATCGTCAAGGTTTACGATGTTGAAAAAAAGCATATACATACCGAATATTTATACCCAGGGCTGGATTGGGAGCAGCTTGCTCAAAATTCTTATTACCGTGAGTATACGCATGTCTCCTTTAGTGAGAATGGCACCTATCTAGTTCTTGTGCCAACCGCGGAGAAATACGATGCTCAAGCAGATAACGGCTACCCAACTCCCGATTATTATGGATCCTTTTATGTTATTGAGGTTCTATCTGGTGAACTTGTCCTGCAACATACCTATCATGGTGAGAAAATCGCTGCTATCCAGATTAGCCCCGACGAAAAGCGGTTAGCGGTAGCCCTATTTGGGAAAGACATTGCTGTTTGGGATTTGTCTTCTTCGACAACTATCGCCCAGTACGGGGATTTTGTATGGCTCGGAAATCCTTCTCGTATGGGGATGATTGACACGATTGCATTTACGAAGGACAGTAGTAAGCTGGTTTATGCGGCTAAGGAGTCGTTTCTGATTGTCTTTGACATCGAGTGGGGATTCCCTATTCACACCATT
The window above is part of the Brevibacillus antibioticus genome. Proteins encoded here:
- a CDS encoding MFS transporter — protein: MFRIRFSIFLSVFVAMVGLMIIAPVMPPLIRELGLNELHSGIIISLGSIAMAVMAPFWGRLSDRKGRKAVIVIGFLGMFVSYVLFTATMYAGLSQLIGGGLLVGLLIVARGLIGMFIPAVPSAAQAYMADVTDEKGRAAGMALIGAANGMGLVLGPAIAGAFALIGLIWPLYIGALLPIVAVGVVCFLIPAHKPVIQEKPPKVNPFQKGILLYLFAGLATMLSIVTLQVVGGFYFQDQLSLTTKETARMISLGLMITGVAMIITQGMQMKNPKWQPKSLILFGAVLIIIALSLFLFFINLIVYDVAFFLFGVGTGLMMPGFMAGASLAVSREQQGGVAGLVASVQGISAVIAPILSTGLYQLNKYLPFAVVALIVLLMGMTLLFVKSRTEVNENRIIDS
- a CDS encoding MerR family transcriptional regulator, with the protein product MKISELSQLTNVSTRSIRHYEEKGLLQADRLANDYRHFNESAVKRVKLIQLYLKLGLTADEIRTLFGGEVVSPDDYEYCEEMLAIYEQKLSRVNEQLEALQEWKSLLERQISRTRGKQVTS
- a CDS encoding SDR family oxidoreductase, with product MNNYTGKKAVITGGTHGMGLAVAKALIAGGAEVIVTGRNPKNTDEARRELGERAHVVVSDVSSMKDIQELGLFVEKHFGKIDFLHVNAGFSILEPFQEVTEDTYDRIFEVNTKGAFFTVQRLTPLIHEGGAIVFTSSVADEGGYPGMSVYSASKAALRSLASGFAVELLDKGIRVNVVSPGFIDTPSMGVVGFTEVERATFQDLGDKVTPMERHGSSEEVAKAVLFLAFDATFTTGAKLTVDGGIGQNLHTF
- a CDS encoding WD40 repeat domain-containing protein, whose translation is MTDLSEVVEQAERWHDDGKFLDALLLLTTYIFQEKTTMDCPEEYHDHIRGMYLYIEALLHTGRISEAKQFVTYLRELQSCYFDLPGVKEEVNELQYFMESILPYFQSKWDQEAAVRSLGRLSDRDGLDPGFASRCQYYLALADYRDYNVVDARQKLTAISGPSSSFFNQQLNQLHRKIDERSRLDFHELRRQHRAFIEIGEHDEWVENLCLNTDGSILAVMYRDGMLKLLSTSDGTEIASFEENISLYEEEKAEAVGLAFSPDSRYLAVGLGVGIVKVYDVEKKHIHTEYLYPGLDWEQLAQNSYYREYTHVSFSENGTYLVLVPTAEKYDAQADNGYPTPDYYGSFYVIEVLSGELVLQHTYHGEKIAAIQISPDEKRLAVALFGKDIAVWDLSSSTTIAQYGDFVWLGNPSRMGMIDTIAFTKDSSKLVYAAKESFLIVFDIEWGFPIHTISLERWRNCCALFVDNQDAVVVAEYVHSDQSLIRKWQEGKENMDTMFSSANSDVNRIVVCEERDEIWIYSSPFVELRRYSTSELIKKYDPYQWSYSRYVIYNAVSINEHASIVAISHGNKIRLG